In Calonectris borealis chromosome 8, bCalBor7.hap1.2, whole genome shotgun sequence, a single genomic region encodes these proteins:
- the REG4 gene encoding regenerating islet-derived protein 4 produces the protein MAPAAPGRRLFPHPHVLHPADKHPQAVQTRVVDAGEHQAIKGSSSPLLATHKKPLFLPISGQQTCPGVRRMVAAARLALLLLGCLGLLQPAGARYINYCPEGWSYYKLSCFRYFSQLQSWDEAERQCQANHAGAHLAWVEEPREAATLQKIISYYQRVRPVWLGLRYRHESQAWQWVTGDKHGVTSGLARNGAHEGTCGMLTHLSGFTVWSGAKCTQQHPYICKFTPSH, from the exons AtggcgcccgcagcccccggccgcagGCTGTTCCCACATCCCCACGTCCTGCATCCTGCTGACAAACATCCCCAGGCAGTTCAAACAAGGGTGGT TGATGCTGGTGAGCACCAGGCTATAAAGggcagctcctctcctctcctggcgACCCACAAGAAGCCATTATTCCTCCCGATCTCTGGACAGCAG ACGTGTCCAGGAGTGAGGAGGATGGTGGCAGCGGCCAGActtgccctcctgctgctgggctgcctggggCTCCTGCAGCCGGCCG GCGCCCGGTACATAAACTACTGCCCCGAGGGCTGGTCCTACTACAAGCTCAGCTGCTTCAGGTACTTCAGTCAGCTCCAGAGCTGGGATGAGGCCGAG AGGCAGTGCCAGGCCAACCACGCCGGTGCCCACCTGGCCTGGGTAGAGGAGCCCCGGGAGGCGGCCACCCTGCAGAAGATCATCTCCTACTACCAGCGCGTGCGGCCCGTCTGGCTCGGCCTCCGCTACAGGCACGAG AGCCAGGCCTGGCAGTGGGTGACTGGGGACAAGCACGGCGTCACCAGTGGGCTGGCCAGGAACGGTGCCCACGAGGGGACCTGCGGCATGCTGACCCACCTCAGTG GCTTCACCGTGTGGTCCGGCGCCAAATGCACCCAGCAGCATCCCTACATCTGCAAGTTCACCCCCTcacactga
- the HMGCS2 gene encoding hydroxymethylglutaryl-CoA synthase, mitochondrial: MLRLVGRAACCWGARRAPPGPERAPRGAQHSMAVQRACLSSAAGTGAWPKDVGILALEVYFPAQYVEQEELERYDGVEAGKYTRGLGQQQMGFCAAHEDINSLCLTVVQRLVERGRLSWDAIGRLEVGTETVIDKSKAVKTVLMQLFHDSGNTDVEGIDTTNACYGGTASLFNAAAWVESSAWDGRYAVVVCGDIAVYATGNARPTGGAGAIAMLVGPNAPLVLERGLRGTHMEHAYDFYKPDLASEYPVVDGQLSIQCYLRALDRCYAVYRRKAESQWQQAGIQRPFTLDDFKFIIFHTPFCKLVQKSVGRLLLNDFLAAPNPDTAAGLYKGLQPFSGVKLEDTYTSKEVEKAFQAASQEIFNQKTKPSLLLSSRNGNMYTPSMYGCLASLLAQSSARDLAGSRIGAFSYGSGLAASMFSLRVSQDAAPGSPLDKLVSSLADLPARLDARKRVAPQDFAEIMKQREETHHLANHAPRGSQADLFPGTWYLTRVDAKYRREYARKPI, translated from the exons ATGCTGCGCTTGGTCGGCCGTGCTGCGTGCTGCTGGGGGGCCAGGCGGGCAccgccggggccggagcgggcACCCCGGGGGGCCCAGCACTCCATGGCTGTGCAGAGGGCATG cctctccagcGCTGCTGGGACGGGTGCCTGGCCCAAGGACGTGGGCATCCTGGCGCTGGAGGTGTACTTCCCCGCCCAGTACgtggagcaggaggagctggagcggTACGACGGCGTGGAGGCCGGCAAGTATACGCGGGGCTTGGGTCAGCAGCAGATGGGCTTCTGCGCCGCTCATGAGGACATCAACTCCCTGTGCCTGACGGTGGTGCAGCGGCTGGTAGAGCGCGGGCGCCTCTCCTGGGACGCCATCGGCCGCCTGGAGGTGGGCACCGAGACCGTCATTGACAAGTCCAAGGCAGTCAAGACTGTCCTCATGCAGCTTTTCCATGACTCGGGCAACACTGATGTGGAGGGCATCGACACCACCAACGCCTGCTACGGGGGCACGGCCTCGCTCTTCAACGCGGCCGCCTGGGTGGAGTCCAGCGCCTGGGACG GTCGCTACGCCGTGGTGGTGTGTGGGGACATTGCCGTCTATGCCACGGGGAACGCGAGGCCCACAGGAGGTGCCGGTGCCATTGCCATGCTGGTGGGACCCAATGCCCCACTGGTGCTGGAGAGAG gCCTGCGGGGAACCCACATGGAGCACGCCTATGACTTCTACAAGCCGGACCTGGCCTCTGAGTACCCGGTGGTGGACGGGCAGCTCTCCATCCAGTGCTACCTGCGGGCGCTGGACCGCTGCTACGCCGTGTACCGCCGGAAGGCGGAGAGCCAGTGGCAGCAGG CTGGCATCCAGCGGCCCTTCACCCTCGACGACTTCAAGTTCATCATCTTCCACACGCCCTTCTGCAAGCTGGTGCAGAAGTCGGTGGGACGGCTGCTGCTGAACGACTTCCTGGCCGCCCCCAACCCCGACACAGCCGCCGGCCTCTACaaggggctgcagcccttcag TGGCGTGAAGCTGGAGGACACCTACACCAGCAAGGAGGTGGAGAAGGCGTTCCAGGCGGCCAGCCAGGAGATCTTCAACCAGAAGACCaagccctccctgctcctctcctcccgcAATGGCAACATGTACACGCCGTCCATGTACGGCTGCCTGGCCTCCCTCCTGGCACA ATCCTCGGCGCGGGACCTGGCCGGCTCCCGGATCGGCGCCTTCTCCTACGGCTCGGGGCTGGCCGCCAGCATGTTCTCCCTCCGCGTCTCGCAGGATGCGGCCCCGG GTTCACCCCTGGATAAGCTGGTTTCCAGCCTGGCCGACCTGCCGGCTCGCCTGGACGCCCGCAAGCGTGTGGCCCCACAGGACTTCGCCGAGATCATGAAGCAGCGGGAGGAGACCCATCACTTgg CCAACCACGCTCCCCGCGGCTCCCAGGCGGATCTCTTCCCCGGCACCTGGTACCTGACGCGGGTGGATGCCAAGTACCGCCGGGAATACGCCAGGAAGCCCATCTAG
- the PHGDH gene encoding D-3-phosphoglycerate dehydrogenase: MALGKLQKVLISDSLDPCCREILQAGGLRVQEKPGLSKEELLREIRDCDGLIVRSATKVTADVLAAAERLQVVGRAGTGVDNVDVEAATRKGVLVMNTPTGNSLSAAELTCGMILCLARQIPQAAASMKEGKWDRKKYMGMELNGKTLAVLGLGRIGREVATRMQAFGMKTIGYDPIITPEASAAFGVEQLPLEQIWPRCDFITVHTPLLPSTTGLLNDSTFAKCRRGVQVVNCARGGIVDEGALLRALRSGQCGGAALDVFTQEPPKDRDLVNHPNVICCPHLGASTREAQSRCGKEIAMQIVDMATGKGLAGVVNGQALSKAFAPQTKPWIVLARALGTVLRSTGKQTQGSVQVCTLGTPLREAGTYLTPAVAAGMLAGGAQKEVTLVNALLLAQEAGLKVTTTHGDMAPEPDGSTSLLQVALQGTPHRATGTVQGSTPVLREINGATFKQPAPLAGPVLIYRVKASEPSMLPVLTGLLGKVGVQLQFYHSSGMVAGEQWSVVGLSAPLSDLGELKPRVTEVFQLHL; the protein is encoded by the exons atggCGCTGGGGAAGCTGCAGAAGGTGCTGATCAGCGACAGCCTGGACCCCTGCTGCCGGGAGATCCTGCAGGCCGGCGGCCTCCGGGTGCAGGAGAAGCCCGGTCTGAGCAAGGAGGAGCTGCTGCGGGAGATCCGG GACTGTGATGGGCTCATCGTCCGCTCGGCCACCAAAGTCACAGCCGacgtgctggcggcggcggagaggcTGCAGGTGGTGGGCAGAGCGGGCACCGGCGTGGACAATGTTGACGTGGAGGCGGCCACCAGGAAGGGTGTCCTGGTCATGAA CACGCCCACTGGGAACAGCCTCAGCGCCGCCGAACTCACCTGCGGGATGATCCTGTGCTTGGCCAG GCAGATCccccaggcagctgcctccatGAAGGAGGGCAAGTGGGACCGTAAGAAG TACATGGGCATGGAGCTGAACGGGAAGACGCTGgccgtgctggggctggggcgcaTCGGCAGGGAGGTGGCCACCCGCATGCAGGCTTTTGGCATGAAG ACTATAGGCTATGACCCCATCATCACCCCCGAAGCCTCGGCCGCCTTCGGCGTGGAGCAGCTGCCGCTGGAGCAGATCTGGCCCCGCTGCGATTTCATCACGGTGCACACGCCGCTGCTGCCCTCCACCACGG GGCTCCTGAACGACAGCACCTTCGCCAAGTGCCGCCGCGGCGTGCAGGTGGTGAACTGCGCCCGTGGCGGCATCGTGGATGAGGGTGCGCTGCTGCGGGCGCTGCGGTCAGGGCAGTGTGGCGGGGCCGCCCTCGATGTCTTCACACAG GAGCCGCCGAAGGACCGTGACCTGGTGAACCACCCCAATGTCATCTGCTGCCCGCACCTGGGTGCCAGCACGCGGGAGGCGCAGAGCCGCTGCGGCAAGGAGATCGCCATGCAGATTGTGGACATGGCCACAGGGAAGGGGCTGGCTGGCGTA GTCAACGGGCAGGCTCTCAGCAAGGCTTTCGCACCCCAGACCAAGCCCTGGATCGTCCTGGCCAGGGCCCTGGGCACGGTGCTGCGCTCGACGGGCAAGCAAACGCAGGGCAGCGTGCAGGTCTGCACCCTAG ggacacccctgcGGGAGGCCGGGACCTACCTGACGCCCGCCGTGGCCGCGGGCATGCTGGCTGGAGGGGCACAGAAGGAGGTGACGCTGGTGAACGCCCTGCTGCTGGCCCAGGAGGCTGGGCTGAAG GTCACGACCACCCATGGCGATATGGCCCCTGAGCCCGATGGCAGCACCAGCttgctgcaggtggccctgcagGGCACCCCACACCGGGCAACGGGGACGGTGCAGGGCAGCACCCCAGTGCTGCGGGAGATCAATGGGGCCACCTTCAAGCAGCCGGCCCCCCTGGCCGGCCCCGTCCTCATCTACAGAGTCAAAGCCTCCGAGCCCAGCATGCTACCTGTGCTCACCG ggctgctggggaaggtgggggTCCAGCTCCAGTTCTACCACAGCTCCGGCATGGTGGCAGGGGAGCAGTGGAGCGTCGTGGGGCTCTCAGCCCCCCTGTCCGACCTTGGCGAGCTGAAGCCACGCGTCACCGAGGTCTTCCAGCTCCACCTGTAG
- the LOC142085217 gene encoding myomegalin-like: MPCVTWPCAPLRRDPRSGDGPPVLPEASRMAASQDGPWPEGDEDASPAELGGSHVSPATQPQPGPLVQPCLLQDLEMGPLTQTQTLRDFEQHLNDLKKENFSLKLRIYFLEERVQQKGEGSRDDVYRRNIELKVEVESLKRELQEKQQALDNTWVAAENQTTRSQAALRQQYEERQRESEHVYELLDNKIQLLQEEARLARSEAEQATALARAEAERCQELAGKLKEAARTKEEDRSDDGCGAKAQRRIEELTQELAASKQLVETLSAENRNLQQRLEEPPDAGGQGCATSSLAASGVLHVCTVVLGERGGREDLVRGVGGEATSLRSPSAGVSAACACLPFKSQVLKYPRQPGMVPGTGARVLVA, encoded by the exons ATGCCTTGCGTGACGTGGCCATGTGCTCCTCTCCGCAGGGACCCCCGCAGTGGTGACGGGCCGCCCGTGCTCCCCGAAGCCAGCCGCATGGCGG cttcccaagATGGGCCGTGGCCTGAGGGCGACGAGGACGCCTCGCCGGCcgagctgggggggtcccatgtcTCCCCGGCTActcagccccagcctggccccttgGTGCAGCCGTGTCTCCTCCAGGACCTAGAGATGGGTCCCCTCACCCAGACGCAGACCCTGCGGGACTTCGAGCAG CACCTCAACGACCTTAAGAAGGAGAATTTCAGCCTCAAGCTGCGCATCTACTTTCTGGAGGAGCGCGTCCAGCAGAAGGGCGAGGGCAGCCGGGATGATGTCTACCGGCGG aaCATTGAGCTGAAGGTGGAGGTGGAGAGCCTGAagcgggagctgcaggagaagcaACAAGCCCTGGACAACACATG GGTGGCCGCGGAGAACCAGACGACCCGCAGCCAGGCAGCGCTCCGGCAGCAGTATGAGGAGCGGCAGCGGGAGTCGGAGCACGTCTACGAGCTCCTGGACAACAAGatccagctcctgcaggag GAGGCCAGGCTGGCACGGAGTGAGGCCGAGCAGGCCACGGCACTTGCCAGAGCCGAGGCGGAGCGGTGccaggagctggcagggaagCTGAAGGAAGCTGCGAGGACGAAGGAGGAGGACAGAAGCGATGATGGCTGCGGCGCCAAGGCTCAGAG GAGGATCGAAGAGCTGACCCAAGAGCTGGCCGCCAGCAAACAGCTTGTGGAGACGCTGTCAGCTGAGAACCGCAACCTGCAGCAGCGCCTGGAGGAGCCCCCAGACGCGGGGGGGCAG GGCTGTGCCACGTCCAGCCTGGCAGCATCAGGCGTTTTGCACGTCTGTACCGTggtgctgggggagcgggggggccgggaggaCCTGGTGCGTGGTGTCGGGGGAGAGGCCACCAGCCTGCGCAGTCCTTCTGCGGGTGTCAGTGCCGCCTGCGCCTGCCTGCCGTTTAAATCCCAGGTCTTAAAATACCCTCGGCAGCCCGGCATGGTGCCAG GTACTGGTGCACGGGTGCTGGTGGCCTAG